In Moorena sp. SIOASIH, the following proteins share a genomic window:
- a CDS encoding peptidylprolyl isomerase has product MVDLSKASVTPEEIMYSLKKEMHLKGICQKVLYQRVINKAAQERGITVTPEDVQAQADEIRYAHRLEKAAETLAWLADQMVTAEDWEAGISDRLLAQKLAESLFSKDVEKSFAQNRLDFEQVLVYQIMVDSEEIAQELFYQIEEGEISFYEAAHFYDIDPERQRRCGYEGKLPRWSFKPEIAAVIFSVQPGEVTHPLQTEQGYHLFLVEEFIPAELTEEKSKEILQSMFQEWLNSEVNYMIHSELSSINTGE; this is encoded by the coding sequence ATGGTTGACCTTTCCAAAGCATCGGTGACTCCAGAGGAAATTATGTACTCCTTGAAAAAGGAGATGCATCTGAAGGGCATCTGTCAAAAAGTTTTGTATCAACGAGTTATCAATAAAGCGGCTCAGGAAAGAGGGATAACAGTCACACCAGAAGACGTGCAAGCTCAGGCGGATGAGATCCGTTATGCCCATCGTTTGGAAAAGGCAGCAGAAACATTGGCCTGGCTGGCAGATCAGATGGTGACAGCAGAAGATTGGGAAGCGGGAATTAGCGATCGCTTGCTTGCCCAAAAGCTTGCTGAGTCCTTATTTTCTAAGGATGTCGAAAAAAGCTTTGCTCAAAATCGACTGGACTTTGAGCAAGTGTTGGTTTATCAAATTATGGTGGATTCTGAGGAAATTGCTCAGGAGCTTTTCTATCAGATTGAGGAAGGAGAAATCAGTTTTTATGAAGCTGCTCATTTCTATGATATAGACCCAGAAAGGCAGCGACGGTGTGGCTATGAAGGAAAGTTGCCTCGCTGGAGTTTTAAGCCTGAGATAGCTGCCGTTATCTTTAGTGTTCAGCCAGGAGAAGTGACTCATCCCCTGCAAACCGAACAAGGATATCATCTTTTCTTAGTTGAAGAATTTATTCCAGCTGAATTAACCGAAGAAAAGTCTAAAGAAATTTTACAGAGTATGTTTCAAGAGTGGCTCAATAGTGAAGTTAACTATATGATCCATAGTGAACTTAGTAGCATCAATACTGGGGAATAA
- a CDS encoding HetP family heterocyst commitment protein, whose amino-acid sequence MTYRIPSANTKLEKVMDTDKFSEIEEAILDGKYSWACVLMLRFAGHNPLDYMPSRTYSRLLKQNRDMILQKQASMMSNGTKALNARQRLSQIKDLAYVEKLGKKTSHVHGGDQEEWFISELEEEESMLKKLAEYLRQDCLVSLW is encoded by the coding sequence ATGACCTATCGTATTCCTTCTGCCAATACCAAGCTCGAAAAAGTGATGGATACCGATAAGTTTAGCGAGATCGAGGAAGCCATCCTTGATGGCAAGTATTCTTGGGCTTGTGTGTTGATGCTACGCTTTGCGGGCCATAACCCCCTAGACTACATGCCTTCTAGAACCTACAGCCGCTTGCTCAAACAAAACCGGGATATGATCTTACAGAAGCAAGCTAGTATGATGAGCAATGGCACTAAAGCCTTGAATGCACGGCAGCGTTTGAGCCAGATCAAAGATCTGGCTTATGTAGAGAAGCTTGGCAAGAAAACCTCACACGTCCACGGTGGCGATCAAGAAGAGTGGTTTATCAGTGAACTGGAAGAAGAGGAATCCATGCTCAAGAAGTTAGCCGAGTATTTACGGCAAGACTGTTTGGTTTCCCTGTGGTGA